Proteins from a single region of Flavobacterium sp. K5-23:
- a CDS encoding DUF4175 domain-containing protein, translating into MKTAVIILTVIGILTLNGCNQKTDSTAILDNPETRKELFNAIGENHVFMSEFMENMQNSQHAMLMMQENQKMMGNMTQGNGMQMMIKDSMTSKNMMQGMMGNPQMMKAMMGEMMKDGKMMGNMMQMMHQGGMMSADCMKSSIKMMEDKGAGMKGMDMKGMMNDNK; encoded by the coding sequence ATGAAAACAGCAGTAATTATTTTAACGGTAATCGGTATTCTAACTTTAAACGGTTGTAACCAGAAAACAGACTCAACAGCAATTCTTGATAATCCAGAAACAAGGAAAGAACTCTTTAATGCAATAGGGGAAAATCATGTGTTTATGTCAGAATTTATGGAAAATATGCAAAACAGTCAACATGCCATGCTAATGATGCAAGAGAATCAGAAAATGATGGGCAATATGACGCAAGGAAACGGGATGCAAATGATGATAAAAGATAGTATGACATCTAAAAACATGATGCAAGGAATGATGGGAAACCCGCAAATGATGAAAGCCATGATGGGAGAGATGATGAAGGACGGAAAGATGATGGGAAACATGATGCAAATGATGCATCAAGGAGGGATGATGAGTGCCGATTGCATGAAATCCAGCATAAAAATGATGGAAGATAAAGGTGCGGGCATGAAAGGTATGGATATGAAGGGAATGATGAACGATAATAAATAA
- a CDS encoding SHOCT domain-containing protein has protein sequence MHNYSEHYWGMHFIWWIIWGIFLFWIFFTPYSIPYQKSKKEDPLAILKKRFAKGEITKEEYEESKKIIISDN, from the coding sequence ATGCACAATTATAGCGAACATTACTGGGGTATGCACTTTATATGGTGGATTATTTGGGGAATCTTTTTATTCTGGATTTTTTTTACTCCCTATAGCATCCCATATCAAAAATCAAAAAAAGAGGACCCACTAGCTATTCTTAAAAAACGGTTTGCTAAAGGAGAAATCACCAAAGAGGAATACGAAGAATCAAAGAAAATTATAATATCTGATAATTAA
- a CDS encoding DUF5676 family membrane protein: MNSINVKKFGFALGLTVALLYLGCMIVMMSADKDGSINFFNSLLHGLDTTSIIRMDVSLWEALLGIIQTFIIGWLTGACIAAFYNAQIKKI, from the coding sequence ATGAATTCAATCAACGTAAAAAAATTCGGTTTTGCCTTAGGTCTAACAGTTGCCTTGCTTTATTTGGGTTGTATGATCGTAATGATGTCAGCTGACAAAGATGGAAGCATAAACTTCTTTAACAGTCTTTTACACGGGCTGGACACGACGAGTATCATCAGGATGGATGTCTCTCTTTGGGAGGCATTGTTAGGAATCATTCAAACTTTCATAATCGGATGGCTTACGGGTGCTTGCATCGCGGCTTTCTATAATGCACAAATAAAAAAAATATAA
- a CDS encoding type II glyceraldehyde-3-phosphate dehydrogenase, whose amino-acid sequence MQGGDKHGTTGHSFNAETNYESALNLDATRVVSCNTTSILRTLGALKRANILEYARGTLLRRATDPWESHLGGIMNTMVPEKEILSHQGPDAQSVDPELDVITSAVKVPETLSHMHYWNIKLKKQVTKEEVLIALKTSSRIKLIRYDQGLVSNNTIKEMFLDMGRPWGDMYEVVLWEDMLKVVGDELFYAYVVDNQAIVIPETIDAIRALTGIEIDGQKSISKTNKSLGIN is encoded by the coding sequence GTGCAAGGTGGTGATAAACACGGAACTACAGGACACTCCTTTAATGCAGAAACCAATTATGAGTCCGCTTTAAACCTAGATGCAACACGAGTTGTTTCCTGTAATACCACTTCTATCTTAAGAACGCTTGGTGCTTTAAAAAGAGCAAACATTTTAGAATATGCACGAGGGACATTACTAAGAAGAGCAACAGACCCTTGGGAAAGTCATTTAGGCGGAATAATGAATACCATGGTTCCCGAAAAAGAAATTCTCAGCCATCAAGGTCCAGATGCGCAAAGTGTAGATCCAGAACTGGATGTAATCACTTCGGCAGTTAAAGTTCCCGAAACTTTGAGCCATATGCATTATTGGAATATCAAGTTAAAAAAACAAGTAACCAAAGAAGAAGTACTTATTGCTTTAAAGACTTCAAGCCGAATTAAATTGATTCGTTATGACCAAGGATTAGTTTCAAACAACACCATAAAAGAAATGTTTTTGGATATGGGTAGACCTTGGGGCGATATGTACGAAGTTGTACTTTGGGAAGATATGCTGAAAGTGGTGGGTGATGAGCTTTTTTATGCCTATGTGGTAGATAATCAAGCTATCGTAATCCCAGAAACGATTGATGCTATACGAGCACTTACAGGAATTGAAATCGATGGTCAAAAATCTATCTCTAAAACTAATAAAAGTTTGGGAATCAATTAA